A portion of the Patagioenas fasciata isolate bPatFas1 chromosome W, bPatFas1.hap1, whole genome shotgun sequence genome contains these proteins:
- the LOC136116299 gene encoding olfactory receptor 14A16-like has translation MTGPHAHRQQMSNRSSITQFLLLAFTDTRELQLLHFWLLLGIYLAALLGNGLIITTIAWDQHLHTPMYFFLLNLALLDLGSITTIIPKSMDNSLRDTSTISYTGCAAQLFFYFFCASAEFSLLTIMSYDRYVAICKPLHYGTLLGSRACVHMAAAAWATGFLNALLHTANTFSLPLCKGNALGQFFCEIPQILKLSCSQSYLREIGLLMFGAFFFEGCFVFIVVSYVQIFRAVLRIPSEQGRHKAFSTCLPHLAVVSLFVSTGIFAYLKPPSIFSPSLDLLVSVLYSLVPPAVNPLIYSMRNQELKDALWKRMTGFLLKL, from the coding sequence atgacaggtcctcatgctcacaggcagcaaatgtccaacagaagctccatcacccagttcctcctcctggcgttcacagacacacgggagctgcagctcttgcacttctggctcttactgggcatctacctggctgccctcctgggcaacggcctcatcatcaccaccatagcctgggaccagcacctccacacccccatgtacttcttcctgctcaacctcgccctcctcgacctgggctccatcaccACCATTATCCCCAAATCAATGGACAATTCCCTCCGGGACAccagcacaatttcatacacaggatgtgctgcccaactctttttttattttttctgtgcttcagcagaattttctcttctcaccatcatgtcctacgaccgctatgttgccatctgcaaacccctgcactacgggaccctcctgggcagcagagcttgtgtccacatggcagcagctgcctgggccactgggtttctcaatgctctgctgcacacggccaatacattttcactgcccctgtgcaagggcaatgccctgggccagttcttctgtgaaatcccccagatcctcaagctctcctgctcacaatcctacctcagggaaattgggcttcttatgtttggtgcttttttttttgagggatgttttgtgttcatcgtggtgtcctacgtgcagatcttcagggccgtgctgaggatcccctctgagcagggacggcacaaagccttttccacctgcctccctcacctggccgtggtctccctgtttgtcagcactggcatatttgcctacctgaagcccccctccatcttctccccatccctggacctgctggtgtctgttctgtactctttggttcctccagcagtgaaccccctcatctacagcatgaggaaccaggagctcaaggatgccctgtggaaacggatgactggatttcttctgaagctataa